In a genomic window of Aeromonas veronii:
- a CDS encoding flagellar basal body P-ring protein FlgI, producing MKSLRLVTLLCCLLPLGVANAARIKDISSVEGVRNNQLIGYGLVVGLPGTGEKNNAFTEQTFRTMLNNFGIKVPDNIKPKIKDVAPVAIHADLPPFSKPGQTIDVTVSAIGEAKSLRGGTLLQSFLKGLDGRVYAVAQGSLVVGGLGAEGADGSKVVINTPTVGRIANGATVEREVPNSFSQGDTITFNLNRPDFTTARRLADVVNDLVGPNTAQALDATSVKVYAPRDPGQRVSYLATIENLEVDPANEAAKIIVNSRTGTIVIGSQVKLKPAAISHGGLTVTIAENQQVSQPNPLAGGETTVTNNSTINVQQEPGRMFKFDTGATLDDLVRAVNQVGVAPGDLMAILEALQQAGAIEGQLVIL from the coding sequence ATGAAGTCACTCCGTCTTGTCACACTGCTCTGCTGTCTGCTGCCCTTGGGCGTGGCCAATGCGGCCCGGATCAAGGACATCAGCTCGGTTGAAGGGGTGCGTAACAACCAGCTGATTGGTTACGGTCTGGTGGTGGGGTTGCCCGGCACTGGCGAGAAGAACAACGCCTTCACCGAGCAGACCTTCCGTACCATGCTCAACAATTTTGGCATCAAGGTGCCGGATAACATCAAGCCCAAGATCAAGGATGTGGCGCCGGTGGCGATCCATGCCGACCTGCCCCCCTTCTCCAAGCCGGGCCAGACCATCGACGTGACGGTCTCTGCCATTGGCGAGGCCAAGAGCCTGCGGGGCGGCACTCTGCTGCAGAGCTTCCTGAAAGGGCTCGATGGGCGGGTTTATGCGGTCGCCCAGGGCAGTCTGGTGGTCGGTGGTCTGGGGGCCGAGGGGGCTGATGGTTCCAAGGTGGTGATCAATACCCCGACCGTCGGGCGGATTGCTAACGGTGCAACCGTGGAGCGGGAGGTGCCCAACTCCTTCAGTCAGGGGGACACCATCACCTTCAACCTTAACCGCCCCGACTTTACTACTGCGCGCCGTCTGGCCGATGTGGTCAACGATCTGGTGGGGCCAAATACCGCTCAGGCGCTCGATGCCACCTCGGTCAAGGTCTATGCCCCGCGGGATCCGGGTCAGCGCGTCTCCTATCTCGCCACCATCGAGAATCTGGAGGTGGATCCGGCCAACGAGGCGGCCAAGATCATCGTTAACTCCCGCACCGGCACCATAGTGATCGGCAGTCAAGTCAAGCTCAAACCGGCGGCCATCAGCCATGGCGGGTTGACGGTGACCATCGCCGAAAACCAGCAGGTCTCCCAGCCCAACCCGTTGGCGGGAGGAGAGACGACGGTGACCAACAACTCGACCATCAATGTTCAGCAGGAGCCGGGGCGGATGTTCAAGTTTGATACCGGTGCGACCCTGGACGATCTGGTCCGGGCGGTCAATCAGGTCGGGGTTGCCCCCGGTGATTTGATGGCCATCCTTGAGGCGCTGCAGCAGGCAGGCGCCATCGAGGGGCAACTGGTCATATTGTAA
- the flgH gene encoding flagellar basal body L-ring protein FlgH — MKAVWMLGLLVLGGCSSTPNTPKPDDPEFSPVYGESEPVSVRPTGAIFQPDQVNGIYSDIKAHKVGDIITIELSESTSASKKANTQSGKNNKFNLDPVKLGGVPVTASPYDLSASIAQDSAFKGQAKADQSNSLQGNISVSVAKVLPNGNLVVRGEKWIMLNNGNEYIRITGLIRPEDVTSDNSVSSQKVANARIYYGGTGDLANSQEQGWLTSFFNGPWWPL; from the coding sequence ATGAAAGCCGTATGGATGCTGGGATTGCTGGTGCTGGGAGGGTGTAGTAGCACGCCCAATACCCCCAAGCCTGATGATCCCGAGTTTTCCCCCGTCTACGGGGAGTCGGAGCCGGTGTCGGTGCGGCCGACAGGGGCGATTTTCCAGCCAGATCAGGTCAATGGCATCTATTCGGATATCAAGGCGCACAAGGTAGGCGACATCATTACCATCGAGTTGTCGGAGTCGACCTCCGCCTCGAAAAAGGCCAATACCCAGAGTGGCAAGAATAACAAGTTCAATCTGGACCCGGTCAAGTTGGGTGGCGTGCCCGTGACCGCCAGCCCCTATGATCTCTCAGCCTCCATTGCTCAAGACAGCGCGTTCAAGGGCCAGGCCAAGGCGGATCAGAGCAACAGCCTGCAGGGCAATATTTCGGTCAGCGTGGCCAAGGTGCTGCCCAACGGCAATCTGGTGGTGCGTGGTGAGAAGTGGATCATGCTCAACAATGGCAATGAATATATCCGGATCACCGGCCTTATTCGCCCGGAGGATGTGACATCTGATAACAGCGTTTCGTCCCAGAAAGTGGCCAATGCCCGGATTTACTACGGTGGTACCGGCGATCTGGCCAATAGCCAGGAGCAAGGGTGGCTTACCAGCTTTTTCAATGGTCCCTGGTGGCCGCTCTAG
- a CDS encoding flagellar biosynthesis protein FlgK, with translation MASDLLGIGSSGVLAQQRLLQTTSNNIVNVNSQGYVRERTLVYTNTIGLGTGDIKTQRVINDYMQGEVRRDTSAYHASLTHYEQLAGVDSLLGDTSNSVGAAITSYFKSFHSANESPAEIGGRKVVMTELSGMVNRFHTLSAQLDKQSDTLNTRIEDETKQVNSLLTSINDLNQAIIRTQGSPEENLMLFDQRDEAIRQLSEKMDIRTVAQPNGSMLVNMSTGHSLILDGGVAQFKVIAGDPDSRDQELQLTLGANKATIDHDTFGGAMGGLFKARTDLEPTKRELGQLAVAMADAMNQQNRLGMDLDNEIGGDIFTLPTSKGLPYGGNTGTAGASVSFLPGKGTNVTPFDYEVRFSATGYEVFSLDKDGNGTSLTTGPLPASSISIEDHGIKIDLTGTPAAGDKLLLQPTKSAAAGLGQLITRPEDLALASPLKAEKTTNNGGGADIKLGGVFNTGAGSGFGTNSLSPTAPQVVKIDASGNYQVFQADGTTLIGTAPASSKGQNLMAALQLPPPTGGPAYPDPKQAPGYEFSITGTVDAGDSFKLSYNSNGFADNSNGLALAELQNKDLVRKSTNGGTTNDKMTFNQAYSGLVMEVGNNTSQAKTLLKANESKLIQSTGIFESVSGVNLEEEAANLIRFQQSYAASAQIVSTAKTIFDTLLSSVR, from the coding sequence ATGGCAAGCGACCTGCTTGGGATTGGTTCATCGGGCGTGCTGGCACAGCAACGCCTGCTGCAGACCACCAGTAACAACATAGTGAACGTCAATAGCCAGGGCTATGTGCGTGAGCGTACGCTGGTGTATACCAATACCATCGGTCTGGGGACCGGTGACATCAAGACCCAGCGGGTAATCAACGACTATATGCAGGGGGAGGTGCGCCGTGATACCTCCGCCTATCATGCCTCCCTGACCCATTATGAACAGCTGGCTGGCGTTGACAGCTTGCTTGGGGATACCAGCAACAGCGTGGGGGCGGCCATCACCTCCTACTTCAAGTCATTTCACTCTGCCAATGAATCGCCTGCCGAGATCGGTGGGCGCAAGGTGGTGATGACGGAGTTGAGTGGCATGGTCAACCGTTTTCATACCCTCTCGGCGCAGCTCGACAAGCAGAGCGATACACTCAACACCCGCATTGAAGATGAAACCAAGCAGGTCAACAGCCTGCTCACCAGCATCAATGATCTTAATCAGGCCATCATCCGCACCCAGGGGTCACCCGAAGAGAACCTGATGCTGTTTGATCAGCGGGATGAGGCGATCCGCCAGCTGTCGGAGAAGATGGATATTCGCACCGTAGCCCAACCCAACGGCAGCATGCTGGTCAATATGAGCACCGGCCATTCGCTGATCCTCGATGGGGGCGTCGCCCAGTTCAAGGTGATTGCAGGAGATCCTGACTCCCGGGATCAGGAGCTGCAGCTGACCCTGGGGGCGAACAAGGCAACCATCGATCACGATACGTTTGGTGGTGCCATGGGGGGGCTGTTCAAGGCGCGTACCGACCTTGAGCCGACCAAGCGCGAACTGGGGCAGCTGGCCGTGGCGATGGCCGATGCGATGAACCAGCAGAACCGCCTCGGGATGGATCTGGATAACGAGATTGGCGGCGATATCTTCACTCTGCCAACCAGCAAGGGATTACCTTACGGTGGCAATACGGGTACCGCAGGGGCTTCGGTCAGTTTTTTACCTGGCAAGGGTACTAATGTTACGCCGTTTGACTATGAAGTTAGATTTAGTGCGACAGGATATGAAGTGTTTTCCTTGGACAAAGATGGAAATGGCACTTCTTTAACGACCGGACCTTTACCTGCCTCTTCCATTTCTATTGAGGATCACGGGATAAAAATCGACTTGACCGGTACTCCTGCTGCCGGTGACAAATTGTTGTTGCAACCGACCAAGAGTGCTGCGGCGGGCCTTGGCCAGCTGATCACCCGACCGGAAGATTTGGCCTTGGCCTCTCCGCTTAAAGCGGAAAAGACCACCAACAATGGCGGCGGGGCTGATATCAAACTGGGTGGCGTATTCAATACCGGTGCGGGGTCAGGTTTTGGTACTAATAGTCTGAGCCCGACAGCGCCTCAGGTGGTCAAAATCGATGCCAGTGGTAACTATCAGGTGTTTCAAGCCGATGGTACCACCCTGATAGGTACGGCCCCCGCGAGCAGCAAGGGACAGAATTTGATGGCTGCCTTGCAACTGCCACCCCCCACTGGTGGACCAGCCTATCCAGACCCGAAACAGGCGCCCGGCTACGAGTTCAGCATCACCGGAACGGTGGATGCCGGTGACAGCTTCAAGCTCAGTTACAACAGCAATGGCTTTGCCGATAACAGCAATGGCTTGGCTCTGGCCGAGCTGCAAAACAAGGATCTGGTGCGCAAGAGCACCAATGGTGGGACGACCAACGACAAGATGACCTTTAATCAGGCTTATTCCGGGTTGGTGATGGAAGTGGGTAACAATACCAGTCAGGCAAAAACCTTGCTTAAGGCCAATGAGTCCAAGCTTATTCAGAGTACCGGCATCTTTGAAAGCGTGTCAGGGGTCAATCTGGAGGAGGAGGCGGCCAATCTGATCCGCTTCCAGCAATCCTATGCGGCATCGGCGCAAATCGTCAGCACGGCCAAAACCATTTTCGATACACTGCTCTCTTCCGTGAGGTAA
- the flgJ gene encoding flagellar assembly peptidoglycan hydrolase FlgJ, translated as MAEFDSNSGMNLGMVQDIKNLDRLRQMSQSKEGQAEALKSASRQFESIFTQMLFQSMRQANGVLTQDNPMNSSYTQFYEGMLDEQRVADMSSKGGLGLADMVAKQLSPETFTHQDGRVLKMPQRTERTYKPYQPPTAAADDLIAASKVGKDFAEREMTEGVKESHALTMPRRPHRSIPPMGRMASEEGSATGSGGKEFDTPEEFVNRLMPLAKKAADKLGLSPAVLVAQAALESGWGKRVIKDGEGQVTHNLFGIKADPRWEGPKAVVSTLEYEQGVASRQKAAFRSYESFEESFNDYVDFLTSGSRYKGALAKVDSPDRYFEALQQAGYATDPHYARKLKQVLRSDAIAQYNEMEL; from the coding sequence ATGGCGGAGTTTGACAGCAACAGCGGCATGAATCTCGGGATGGTACAGGACATCAAGAACCTGGACCGTCTGCGCCAGATGAGCCAAAGCAAAGAAGGGCAGGCCGAAGCGCTCAAGAGTGCGTCACGCCAGTTCGAGTCAATCTTTACCCAGATGCTGTTTCAGAGCATGCGTCAGGCCAATGGGGTGTTGACTCAGGACAACCCGATGAACAGCAGCTATACCCAGTTCTATGAAGGGATGCTGGATGAGCAGCGAGTTGCTGACATGTCCAGCAAGGGAGGGCTGGGATTGGCTGACATGGTGGCCAAGCAGCTCTCTCCCGAGACCTTTACCCATCAGGATGGACGGGTGCTCAAGATGCCGCAGCGTACCGAACGGACCTACAAACCCTATCAGCCACCCACGGCCGCTGCCGATGATTTGATCGCGGCATCAAAAGTTGGCAAAGATTTTGCTGAAAGAGAAATGACCGAGGGGGTCAAGGAGAGCCACGCACTCACTATGCCCCGTCGACCGCACCGCAGCATTCCGCCCATGGGACGCATGGCCAGCGAAGAGGGCAGTGCCACCGGTAGTGGGGGCAAAGAGTTCGATACACCGGAAGAGTTCGTCAATCGCCTGATGCCGCTGGCCAAGAAAGCGGCCGACAAGCTGGGGTTAAGCCCGGCAGTATTGGTCGCCCAGGCGGCACTGGAGAGCGGTTGGGGCAAGCGGGTGATCAAGGATGGCGAGGGGCAGGTGACCCATAACCTGTTTGGCATCAAGGCCGATCCGCGCTGGGAAGGGCCCAAGGCTGTGGTCAGCACGCTCGAGTATGAGCAAGGCGTCGCCTCCCGCCAGAAAGCGGCATTTCGCTCCTATGAGTCGTTTGAAGAGAGCTTCAACGACTATGTGGATTTCCTCACTTCCGGCTCTCGCTACAAGGGAGCCCTGGCGAAGGTGGATAGTCCTGATCGCTACTTTGAGGCGCTGCAACAGGCGGGTTATGCCACCGACCCGCACTACGCCAGAAAATTGAAACAGGTATTGCGCAGTGACGCCATTGCCCAATACAACGAGATGGAGCTGTAA
- a CDS encoding DEAD/DEAH box helicase, whose translation MSASTLSSDSYALLATLQLQRVASPRLLQEQLAMGHALLDTLTRLQDAGLVRLRGEQQWCLTAEGTLALILGVRAGLCPAPDWSRVPSLTGQDLTHAVVRELCRGKAGEIPTYFSASDLLTLLDTPDAHQLLAGSSPAWQQLLLEHFSLQLLLDAPYEERWPLANALVRCAPEVQARAKAFEAEWRWLCGDGESTSPTGEGNDAVPGWPALQALAQQRQSGPLGERLLTALGQWQAADEGEAGQWPRSFSALLWLGWLQQADPVIASEQRKKWQRSLTGQFPLLADLLSQWAGDRHGQAVGLFDTLQLPVEELHWGYLWLDLCALARHGAQSPQVAMLHKWDLSHLLDAEPHHRLMAFCQDLLRILLGEAAKGAPLCQLRGSEDSAPESSDEQDDDGDEDKTAASASWLNWLQGLGRSSGVRKPQERLVWLLHAEGPELECKIQKLSTKGEWTAGRRVDPALLSTQYAAMLDEHDWALVRTLPRVMGRLPRDVWAPLADHPRLFNAKGQKLQLAISAPLLQVVATEQGMSAQLCPDAAARGAHIMPLAQDLWQLILTPQPLLDRLPALESIPLLPAEGLTELQRTLDAIPELPWHSQVEGLSGNAELAPWPGIPSVQLDWQDGQLSVKLVTRFDDLPPQPLGKGEPIVRQGIKAYHYWQRDLAAEKGQAQLLRNQLPIGLPGSEWLLQGEQALALVNALPELVDAGVVIHWHQDSARLKSLDEAALSLRIERRQDWFQVEGALALDEHQILDLRLILRQMTPGQRTVQLDEKTSLMLSDKLVERLTMLGAMLDEEQRINNKLAYPLTRLLSVVTTEGDAAWQSLQQEWQQEVECPDELLTSLRDYQKEGVRWMATLAHHGFGACLADDMGLGKTLQALIVLRMRQHLGPALVVVPKSVVTNWQEEVARFAPELDVVVFENPAEREGIIREAKAGQVILINYGMLGSLAEALKSRRWSSMVLDEAQQIKNAGTQRAKLLFQLDGDFRLALSGTPIENHLGELWSLFTFINPGLLGSLGEFKRRFGKAVKDPQHMALLRAVISPFILRRLKQQVLTELPDKTEIIHHISLSPEERQLYEATRREVVQQVQSADGRALMHVLSGLTRLRRLCCSPELVMPEWSQTSSKLDEAMALLEEAIDGGHRVLVFSQFVDLLSLLRARIEQKSWDYCYLDGGCSAKSRQDSILRFRHEEVPLFLISLKAGGTGLNLTQADTVLHLDPWWNPAVEDQASDRAHRMGQTQPVTVYRLVCEQTVEEKIVALHDEKRALADGLLSGQSEVRGLDVESLRALLMG comes from the coding sequence ATGTCTGCGTCCACCCTCTCTTCGGATAGTTATGCCCTGCTCGCCACCCTGCAATTGCAGCGCGTTGCCAGTCCCCGTTTGCTGCAAGAACAACTGGCGATGGGCCATGCCCTGCTCGATACACTGACCCGACTGCAGGATGCTGGGTTGGTCAGATTGCGCGGGGAGCAGCAGTGGTGCCTGACCGCCGAGGGGACGCTGGCGCTGATCCTGGGGGTACGTGCCGGTCTCTGCCCGGCGCCGGACTGGAGCCGGGTGCCCTCATTGACTGGGCAGGATCTCACCCATGCGGTGGTGCGCGAGCTCTGTCGTGGCAAGGCGGGGGAGATCCCGACCTATTTCTCGGCCAGCGATCTGCTGACCCTGCTCGATACCCCGGATGCTCACCAGTTGCTGGCGGGCTCCAGCCCCGCCTGGCAGCAACTGCTGCTGGAACACTTCTCGCTGCAACTCTTGCTTGATGCCCCCTATGAAGAGCGCTGGCCGCTGGCCAATGCGCTGGTGCGCTGTGCCCCCGAGGTGCAGGCCCGGGCCAAAGCGTTCGAGGCGGAGTGGCGCTGGCTCTGCGGGGATGGCGAGAGCACATCGCCAACCGGCGAGGGCAACGATGCCGTGCCCGGCTGGCCAGCCCTGCAGGCGCTGGCCCAGCAGCGCCAGAGCGGCCCGCTCGGCGAGCGACTGCTCACCGCGCTGGGTCAGTGGCAGGCCGCCGATGAGGGCGAGGCGGGCCAGTGGCCCCGTTCATTCAGCGCCCTGCTCTGGCTTGGCTGGTTGCAGCAGGCCGATCCCGTCATCGCCAGCGAACAGCGCAAGAAGTGGCAGCGCAGTCTGACCGGTCAATTCCCTCTGCTTGCCGACCTGCTCAGCCAGTGGGCGGGCGATCGCCACGGTCAGGCGGTCGGCCTGTTCGATACCCTGCAACTGCCGGTGGAGGAGCTCCACTGGGGCTATCTCTGGCTCGATCTCTGCGCGCTGGCCCGTCACGGTGCCCAGAGCCCGCAGGTGGCCATGTTGCACAAGTGGGATCTCTCCCATCTGCTCGATGCCGAGCCCCATCATCGCCTGATGGCGTTTTGTCAGGATCTGCTGCGCATCTTGTTGGGCGAGGCGGCCAAAGGGGCGCCCCTGTGCCAGCTGCGCGGCAGTGAGGATAGTGCGCCAGAGAGCAGTGACGAGCAGGATGATGACGGGGACGAGGACAAAACTGCGGCCTCGGCCAGCTGGCTCAACTGGCTGCAGGGGTTGGGACGCTCCAGTGGCGTACGCAAGCCGCAGGAACGGCTGGTGTGGCTGCTGCATGCCGAGGGCCCCGAGCTGGAGTGCAAGATCCAGAAGCTGAGCACCAAGGGGGAGTGGACCGCCGGTCGCCGGGTCGATCCGGCCCTGCTCTCTACCCAGTATGCCGCCATGCTCGATGAGCACGACTGGGCACTGGTTCGCACCCTGCCACGGGTGATGGGACGGCTGCCGCGGGATGTCTGGGCGCCGCTGGCCGATCACCCCCGTTTGTTCAACGCCAAGGGGCAAAAGCTGCAACTGGCCATCAGCGCCCCCCTGCTGCAGGTGGTCGCCACCGAACAGGGGATGAGCGCGCAGCTCTGTCCCGATGCGGCCGCCCGCGGGGCCCATATCATGCCGCTGGCTCAAGATCTGTGGCAGCTGATCCTCACCCCGCAGCCGCTGCTCGACCGCTTGCCAGCGCTCGAATCCATCCCGCTGCTGCCAGCCGAGGGGCTGACCGAGCTGCAACGCACGCTGGACGCCATTCCCGAGCTGCCCTGGCACAGTCAGGTCGAAGGGCTTAGCGGCAACGCCGAACTGGCTCCCTGGCCGGGCATTCCATCGGTGCAACTGGATTGGCAGGATGGTCAGCTGTCGGTCAAGCTGGTCACCCGCTTTGACGATCTGCCGCCCCAGCCCCTTGGCAAGGGTGAGCCCATCGTGCGGCAGGGGATCAAGGCGTACCACTACTGGCAGCGCGATCTCGCGGCCGAGAAGGGGCAGGCCCAACTGCTGCGCAATCAATTGCCCATCGGCCTGCCCGGCAGCGAGTGGCTGCTGCAGGGGGAACAGGCGCTGGCGCTGGTCAATGCCCTGCCCGAGCTGGTGGATGCCGGTGTGGTCATTCACTGGCATCAGGACAGCGCCCGCCTCAAGAGCCTCGATGAAGCGGCCTTGAGCCTGCGCATCGAGCGGCGGCAGGACTGGTTCCAGGTCGAAGGGGCGCTGGCGCTCGATGAGCACCAAATCCTCGACCTACGCCTTATTCTGCGCCAGATGACCCCGGGGCAGCGCACCGTTCAGCTCGACGAGAAGACCAGCCTGATGCTGAGCGACAAGCTGGTGGAGCGGCTCACCATGCTGGGGGCCATGCTCGATGAAGAGCAGCGCATCAACAACAAGCTGGCCTATCCGCTTACTCGCCTGCTCTCTGTCGTCACCACCGAAGGGGATGCGGCGTGGCAATCCTTGCAGCAGGAGTGGCAGCAGGAGGTCGAGTGCCCGGACGAGCTGCTGACCTCCCTGCGGGACTATCAGAAAGAGGGGGTGCGCTGGATGGCGACCCTGGCCCACCACGGTTTTGGTGCCTGTCTGGCCGATGACATGGGTCTGGGCAAGACGCTGCAGGCGCTCATCGTGCTGCGGATGCGCCAGCACCTTGGCCCTGCGCTGGTGGTGGTACCCAAGTCAGTGGTCACCAACTGGCAGGAGGAGGTGGCCCGTTTCGCCCCTGAACTGGATGTGGTGGTGTTCGAGAATCCCGCCGAGCGGGAGGGGATCATTCGTGAGGCCAAGGCCGGTCAGGTGATCCTCATCAACTACGGCATGCTCGGCAGCCTGGCGGAGGCGCTCAAGTCCCGCCGCTGGTCCAGCATGGTGCTCGATGAGGCGCAGCAGATCAAAAACGCCGGCACCCAGCGCGCCAAGCTGTTGTTCCAGCTCGACGGCGATTTTCGCCTCGCCCTCTCCGGCACCCCCATCGAGAACCATCTGGGGGAGCTGTGGAGCCTCTTCACCTTTATCAACCCGGGGCTGCTCGGCAGCCTTGGCGAGTTCAAGCGCCGCTTTGGCAAGGCGGTCAAGGATCCCCAGCACATGGCGCTGCTGCGGGCGGTGATCAGCCCCTTCATCCTGCGCCGTCTCAAGCAGCAGGTGCTGACCGAGCTGCCGGACAAGACCGAGATCATCCACCACATCAGCCTCTCCCCCGAAGAGCGCCAGCTCTACGAGGCGACCCGGCGTGAGGTGGTGCAGCAGGTGCAAAGCGCCGATGGTCGCGCCCTGATGCATGTGCTGAGTGGCCTGACCCGGCTGCGCCGCCTCTGCTGCTCGCCGGAGCTGGTGATGCCCGAGTGGTCGCAGACCAGCAGCAAGCTGGACGAGGCGATGGCGCTGCTGGAAGAGGCGATCGACGGCGGTCATCGGGTGCTGGTGTTCAGCCAGTTCGTCGATCTGCTTAGCCTGCTGCGGGCCCGCATCGAGCAGAAATCCTGGGATTACTGCTATCTGGATGGGGGCTGTTCCGCCAAGTCCCGTCAGGACTCCATCCTGCGTTTTCGCCACGAGGAGGTGCCGCTGTTCCTCATCAGCCTCAAGGCGGGGGGGACCGGCCTCAACCTCACCCAGGCCGATACCGTGCTGCACCTCGATCCCTGGTGGAACCCGGCGGTGGAAGATCAGGCGAGCGATCGGGCACACCGGATGGGCCAGACCCAGCCGGTGACCGTTTACCGGCTGGTGTGCGAGCAGACGGTGGAGGAGAAGATTGTCGCCCTGCACGACGAGAAGCGGGCGCTGGCCGATGGGTTGCTGAGCGGCCAGTCCGAGGTGCGCGGGCTGGATGTGGAGAGCCTGCGGGCCCTGCTGATGGGCTGA
- the flgL gene encoding flagellar hook-associated protein FlgL: protein MRITTNMIYDRNIYSLNSANERLSKAYQQLQTGNKFQTAGEDPAGMSQKMALTKEIDLFKQYGVNGSLLENSLGHEETVLTSINNAMLSAQTLIQKSNNGSISMDDRKAIASELEGLQQQMFDLMNSKNSSGEFIFGGNQSKTQPYIKDANGKYIYQGDPGQRNIQVSPTVQIAANDSGQDLFEIVATRRTASATTANIKVGIGDQGNFDNFFKSNYNSALPSNSYTVSTTIGPPDTYDIKDAGGTTLQTGNYTPGTKIPFNGLELTLDQPAGAAAQQFDLNPPENDNVLNGMSDFITALRDPNISAESFEQNVADATVHMKNARLNIDHGLGELGGRMNSLEAVMGSNEGLSTLNAEARAKVSEADLYEVISALSKEDAALSASQLSFSKISRLTLFDYIR, encoded by the coding sequence ATGCGCATCACCACCAACATGATCTATGACCGGAATATCTATTCTCTCAACAGTGCCAATGAGCGTCTGAGCAAAGCCTATCAACAGCTGCAAACCGGTAATAAATTTCAGACTGCCGGAGAAGATCCGGCGGGGATGAGCCAGAAGATGGCGCTGACCAAGGAGATCGACCTGTTCAAGCAGTATGGGGTCAATGGCAGCTTGTTGGAAAACAGCCTGGGGCATGAGGAGACGGTATTAACCTCGATCAATAATGCCATGTTGAGTGCCCAGACCCTGATCCAGAAGTCAAATAACGGTTCTATCAGCATGGATGATCGCAAGGCTATTGCCAGCGAGCTGGAAGGATTGCAGCAGCAGATGTTCGACCTGATGAATAGCAAGAACTCGTCTGGTGAATTTATATTTGGCGGCAATCAGAGCAAGACCCAGCCCTATATCAAAGACGCCAACGGAAAATATATTTATCAGGGCGATCCTGGCCAGCGAAATATCCAGGTGTCACCCACAGTACAAATTGCTGCCAATGATTCCGGGCAGGATCTGTTTGAAATTGTGGCGACCAGAAGAACTGCCAGTGCAACCACCGCGAATATCAAGGTTGGCATTGGCGATCAGGGTAATTTTGATAATTTTTTCAAATCCAATTATAACTCGGCACTGCCCAGTAACTCCTATACTGTATCAACCACCATTGGCCCACCGGATACCTATGATATCAAGGATGCCGGTGGCACTACCCTGCAAACAGGTAACTATACTCCCGGCACCAAGATCCCCTTCAATGGTCTCGAACTGACATTGGATCAGCCGGCAGGTGCTGCAGCACAGCAGTTTGATCTCAACCCCCCCGAGAATGACAACGTGTTGAACGGGATGTCAGACTTCATCACTGCTCTGCGTGACCCCAATATTTCAGCCGAGAGTTTTGAGCAAAACGTGGCCGATGCCACCGTTCATATGAAAAATGCCCGCTTGAATATCGATCATGGGTTGGGTGAGCTGGGTGGCCGGATGAACAGTCTCGAGGCGGTAATGGGTTCCAATGAAGGGCTCAGCACCCTCAACGCAGAGGCGAGAGCCAAGGTGTCGGAAGCCGATCTCTATGAAGTTATTTCCGCGCTGTCAAAAGAAGATGCGGCATTGAGTGCCTCGCAACTCTCTTTCAGCAAAATAAGTCGTTTGACGCTGTTTGACTATATCCGCTGA
- a CDS encoding DNA replication terminus site-binding protein, with product MHTFTPTAALRQQMAAIEASLNQLADLLGQLELQEGHVYPLPPVAQGEEHDPIAQIEVGYLNGEAALAATLAAYRDHSARPGCSTKATHRLPGWLRFPAAAAPLLQPLIDQINQHKLDFKALVQQAGGRDEKFELVHTALPGVITLQVYRKLTLLAGELQSLGFTWADKQTINRLSREQVLEMLERSRRYIPALSNNEEWSKMVDQEVYDIRRLPADAELRIRRPVKTHPMINLLWLERTPRKQQIKASLPLLLCSDTPPAVTHLGNYPPKSRQARRDRKIGGEPIIERLHLYLYQG from the coding sequence ATGCATACCTTTACCCCGACCGCCGCCCTGCGTCAACAGATGGCCGCCATTGAAGCCTCTCTCAACCAGCTGGCCGATCTGCTTGGCCAGCTCGAGCTGCAAGAGGGCCATGTCTACCCCCTCCCCCCGGTTGCGCAGGGGGAAGAGCACGACCCGATCGCGCAGATTGAGGTGGGTTACCTCAACGGTGAAGCCGCACTGGCGGCCACCCTTGCCGCCTATCGGGATCACAGCGCCCGCCCCGGCTGCTCCACCAAGGCGACTCACCGGCTGCCCGGCTGGCTGCGCTTTCCTGCCGCTGCAGCCCCCTTGCTGCAACCGCTGATCGACCAAATCAACCAGCACAAGCTCGATTTCAAGGCGCTGGTGCAGCAGGCGGGCGGGCGGGACGAGAAGTTCGAGCTGGTACATACCGCCCTGCCCGGCGTGATCACCTTGCAGGTCTACCGCAAGCTGACCCTGCTGGCGGGGGAGCTGCAATCCCTCGGCTTTACCTGGGCCGACAAGCAGACCATCAATCGCCTCAGTCGCGAGCAGGTGCTGGAGATGCTGGAGCGCAGCCGCCGCTACATACCGGCCCTCTCCAACAACGAGGAGTGGAGCAAGATGGTGGATCAGGAGGTGTACGACATTCGCCGTCTGCCCGCCGATGCCGAGCTGCGGATCCGCCGCCCGGTCAAGACCCACCCGATGATCAACCTGCTCTGGCTGGAGCGCACCCCGCGCAAGCAGCAGATCAAGGCGAGCCTGCCACTACTGCTCTGCTCCGATACCCCGCCCGCGGTCACCCATCTGGGCAACTATCCCCCCAAGAGCCGACAGGCGCGGCGGGATCGCAAGATTGGCGGCGAACCCATCATCGAGCGGCTGCACCTCTATCTCTATCAGGGGTGA